Proteins from a genomic interval of Pseudodesulfovibrio nedwellii:
- a CDS encoding peroxiredoxin, whose amino-acid sequence MKKRFVLVFFVVCLLASPVMAEKMTTYSAGKLKPVDSVLKVSEGDMAPDFELPSIADAKVRLSDYRGKKNVVLTFVPAAWTPVCSDQWPGYRLAMDLFKANNAELIGITVDNTPTQKAWVDAMGGLNFPVLSDFWPHGKVASEYGVLRSEGFTERALFVIDITGVIRFIHVGDINKRPDLGMLMQALEKMNAE is encoded by the coding sequence ATGAAAAAGAGATTTGTTTTAGTATTTTTTGTGGTGTGTCTTTTGGCTTCGCCTGTCATGGCGGAGAAGATGACGACCTATTCCGCCGGGAAGCTCAAACCGGTGGATTCCGTACTCAAGGTTTCTGAAGGCGATATGGCCCCGGATTTTGAATTGCCGTCCATTGCGGATGCAAAAGTGCGGTTGAGCGATTACCGTGGAAAAAAGAACGTGGTGCTGACCTTTGTCCCTGCGGCATGGACGCCGGTCTGCTCAGATCAGTGGCCAGGATATCGTCTTGCCATGGATTTGTTCAAGGCGAACAATGCGGAACTTATCGGTATCACCGTGGACAATACCCCAACCCAGAAAGCGTGGGTTGATGCCATGGGAGGACTCAATTTCCCTGTGTTGTCCGATTTCTGGCCTCATGGCAAGGTGGCGTCGGAGTATGGTGTGTTGCGCTCGGAAGGTTTTACGGAACGCGCTTTGTTCGTGATTGATATCACAGGCGTGATTCGTTTTATTCATGTAGGCGACATCAACAAGCGCCCGGATTTGGGCATGCTCATGCAGGCTTTGGAAAAGATGAACGCCGAGTAG
- a CDS encoding ABC transporter ATP-binding protein, whose product MIDIRNLTIQLPGFAVTDINLHVRRGEFFTLIGPTGSGKTLVLESLAGLAPQGTGNLLVHGRDVAKLPPERRKVSLVYQDHSLFPHLTVLDNVTYGQRYHGVDARTGKREALELLERLGLSRVVNRKPDKLSGGEKQRVSIARALACHPRVLLLDEPMSSLDPQFRAELRQTLKELHQDTGLTILMVTHDFVDALTLADRAAVIRNGRLEQAGDVTDIFRQPATPFVAEFVGMANVLPACFHNGQCSFAGHTVSLDRKPDWDDGYVAFRPEDILVSQTNRFPDDWCTLRGNVTRIDRIGFHWTAQIRCDDQTVTATVDQLTALEHSTKNTTVHLGIAKPHLHFMPPQTISA is encoded by the coding sequence ATGATTGATATTCGTAACTTGACCATCCAATTGCCCGGATTTGCCGTCACCGACATCAACCTGCATGTGCGACGCGGTGAATTTTTCACATTGATAGGCCCCACCGGATCTGGCAAAACCCTTGTGCTGGAAAGTCTGGCCGGACTGGCTCCCCAAGGCACGGGTAATTTACTCGTTCATGGTCGAGACGTTGCCAAACTCCCACCGGAACGCCGCAAAGTCAGCCTTGTCTATCAGGACCACTCCCTGTTTCCGCACCTGACCGTCTTGGATAATGTCACCTATGGTCAACGGTATCACGGCGTCGATGCCCGGACAGGTAAAAGGGAAGCGCTTGAACTACTAGAACGCCTCGGCCTGTCCCGCGTGGTCAACCGAAAACCAGACAAGCTGTCCGGTGGCGAAAAACAACGCGTTTCCATTGCCCGCGCCCTTGCCTGTCACCCACGCGTACTCTTGCTCGACGAGCCTATGTCATCGTTGGACCCCCAATTCAGAGCCGAATTGCGACAGACTCTCAAAGAACTACATCAGGACACTGGCCTAACGATCCTCATGGTCACCCACGATTTTGTAGACGCACTGACACTGGCAGACCGCGCCGCCGTCATCCGCAACGGTCGACTTGAACAGGCTGGAGATGTCACCGATATTTTCCGTCAACCTGCCACCCCATTTGTGGCCGAATTCGTGGGCATGGCCAACGTCCTGCCCGCATGCTTCCACAACGGACAATGCTCATTTGCCGGACACACAGTCTCGCTGGACAGAAAACCGGACTGGGACGATGGATACGTCGCCTTCCGCCCAGAAGACATTCTGGTCTCACAAACAAATCGGTTCCCAGACGACTGGTGCACGCTCCGGGGTAACGTCACCCGAATCGACCGCATCGGATTCCATTGGACCGCACAAATCCGATGCGACGACCAGACCGTCACTGCTACCGTCGACCAACTCACGGCTCTGGAACATTCGACAAAAAACACGACTGTACATCTCGGCATAGCCAAGCCACATCTACACTTCATGCCACCTCAGACAATTTCAGCCTGA
- a CDS encoding sensor histidine kinase, translating into MRLIDLIKIRGTSTKTLEPAMHPEKNVSYDKLSRNIALTIIAVSLAPLILVGGLIFDQFRSIYHEKVYAHLAELVDKHKHEIDSFLKEKLSEIQYLNKVFTYEQLSDPVFIENTLKGLRQQYGRIFVDLGVIDENGKQVAYAGPLELLGADYSQAQWYKKSRNKTTYISDVFMGLRQSPHFIITINNMDKQQWTLRASIDFLAFSSIVENIRIGETGCAYILNREGVFQTTPLNNQKMALTPIKSTLIPASVRGITIREALAENDDTYITVSSPMKNGDWSLVYQQNYADAFSAMTRSEMVTLIIFLLGGVAIVATAIVISRKLVVRLKSMDVESELMSKQIVETGKLAAIGELAAGIAHEINNPVAIMIEEAGWVSDLLEDEKAQIKASTEIDRALHQVRTQGQRCKDITHKLLSFARQSDSRATEISLPELVEEVVDISMQQAKYAKVDFSLDLDTDLPSINASTTELQQVLLNLVNNSIQAMEPVGGVLSVSCGTEDSQILISVADTGPGIAAANLNRIFDPFFTTKPVGKGSGLGLSICFGIIHQMGGEIDVESTVGKGTRFNIRLPIPPHHTNQETPKEMLHD; encoded by the coding sequence GTGAGACTCATTGATCTCATTAAAATACGTGGAACCTCGACAAAGACATTGGAACCAGCCATGCACCCTGAAAAGAACGTCTCGTACGACAAACTGTCCCGCAACATCGCGCTGACCATCATCGCGGTTTCGCTGGCTCCGTTGATTCTGGTGGGTGGCCTGATTTTCGACCAATTCCGTTCCATATATCACGAAAAAGTATACGCACACCTTGCCGAGCTCGTAGACAAGCACAAGCATGAGATCGACAGTTTCCTCAAGGAAAAACTCTCGGAAATTCAATACCTCAACAAGGTTTTTACCTACGAACAACTCTCTGACCCCGTATTCATCGAAAATACTCTGAAGGGATTACGTCAGCAGTATGGTCGCATCTTCGTGGACCTCGGAGTGATTGATGAAAACGGCAAGCAGGTGGCATACGCCGGGCCACTCGAGCTGCTCGGTGCCGATTATTCACAGGCTCAATGGTACAAAAAGTCTCGAAACAAGACCACGTACATCAGTGACGTATTCATGGGACTGCGCCAATCTCCTCATTTCATCATCACCATAAACAACATGGATAAACAACAATGGACACTTCGTGCATCCATTGACTTCCTGGCCTTCAGTTCCATCGTTGAAAACATCCGCATCGGTGAAACCGGCTGCGCTTATATTCTCAATCGAGAAGGCGTGTTTCAGACAACACCCCTGAACAACCAGAAAATGGCCTTGACCCCAATCAAGTCCACTCTCATCCCGGCAAGCGTCCGGGGTATCACCATCCGTGAAGCCCTTGCTGAGAATGACGACACATACATCACAGTTTCCTCGCCCATGAAGAACGGCGACTGGTCACTCGTATATCAACAAAATTACGCAGACGCTTTTTCTGCCATGACGCGCAGTGAAATGGTCACACTCATTATTTTCCTGTTGGGCGGCGTTGCCATCGTTGCTACAGCAATCGTCATCTCCCGCAAGCTCGTGGTCAGACTCAAGTCCATGGATGTGGAATCCGAGTTGATGAGCAAGCAGATTGTGGAAACCGGTAAGCTGGCAGCTATCGGCGAACTTGCGGCGGGAATTGCTCACGAAATAAATAACCCCGTTGCCATCATGATCGAGGAAGCGGGATGGGTCAGCGACCTCTTGGAAGATGAAAAGGCCCAAATAAAGGCTTCGACCGAAATCGACCGTGCTCTGCATCAAGTCCGTACTCAGGGACAACGGTGCAAAGACATCACCCATAAGCTCCTCAGCTTTGCCCGACAGTCTGATTCTCGCGCTACTGAAATATCTCTGCCGGAGCTTGTTGAAGAAGTGGTGGACATATCCATGCAACAAGCCAAATACGCCAAGGTGGACTTTTCGCTGGATCTCGACACGGATCTACCGAGTATCAATGCTTCAACCACGGAATTGCAGCAGGTGCTCCTCAATCTCGTGAACAATTCCATCCAAGCCATGGAACCTGTCGGGGGCGTTCTGTCCGTCTCGTGCGGAACCGAGGATAGTCAGATCCTCATCTCGGTGGCCGACACTGGTCCCGGTATCGCGGCTGCCAATCTGAATAGGATATTTGATCCATTTTTCACCACCAAGCCCGTGGGCAAGGGCAGCGGACTTGGACTGTCCATATGTTTCGGAATCATCCACCAAATGGGTGGAGAAATAGATGTTGAAAGTACCGTGGGGAAAGGAACCAGATTCAATATCCGGCTCCCCATTCCTCCTCACCACACCAATCAGGAAACACCAAAGGAGATGCTCCATGACTGA
- a CDS encoding response regulator, protein MKEKVLVIDDEQPTLKMFTLLLSAYGYEVLTAENGQEGVRIFKEKSPGLVMTDIKMPIMDGIEALKEIKKINPHTEVIVITGHGDMDLAIQALNLDATDFINKPLQREALEKALTRAGERLAITKNEESQVSLEDRPGAVVIGVRGNVSTHTIPHLADALTKAKALDKPVMLIDFEENASINGAGITGLTELLKENREQGVRIVLAGLSSNFKSVFEAVGITRYAELFDNGEEALAAQ, encoded by the coding sequence ATGAAAGAAAAAGTACTGGTCATAGACGACGAACAACCCACCCTAAAAATGTTCACACTCCTGCTTTCAGCTTACGGGTATGAAGTTCTCACAGCGGAAAACGGACAGGAAGGGGTCAGGATTTTCAAGGAAAAAAGCCCCGGTCTGGTCATGACCGACATCAAAATGCCCATCATGGATGGCATTGAGGCTCTCAAGGAAATAAAGAAAATCAATCCGCACACCGAAGTTATTGTCATAACCGGTCACGGCGACATGGATTTGGCCATTCAAGCCCTAAACCTTGATGCCACGGACTTCATCAACAAGCCACTCCAACGCGAGGCATTGGAAAAGGCCCTGACTCGCGCAGGCGAAAGGCTCGCCATCACCAAAAACGAGGAAAGTCAGGTCTCGCTGGAGGACCGCCCCGGAGCCGTGGTCATTGGCGTGCGTGGCAATGTCTCCACACACACCATTCCGCACCTGGCAGACGCCCTGACCAAAGCCAAAGCTCTTGATAAGCCTGTGATGCTCATCGATTTCGAAGAAAACGCATCCATCAACGGAGCTGGAATCACCGGCCTGACCGAATTGCTCAAGGAAAACCGGGAGCAAGGCGTTCGTATCGTGCTGGCTGGACTGTCCAGCAATTTCAAGTCGGTCTTCGAAGCTGTGGGCATCACCCGCTATGCAGAACTCTTCGACAATGGGGAAGAAGCACTAGCTGCACAGTAG
- the wtpA gene encoding tungstate ABC transporter substrate-binding protein WtpA translates to MHSLSHQCALALCVCLAVVLCTWSPASAEPTGKLVIFHAGSLSVPFDAMEKAFEAKYPGVDVQRESGGSTKMARLISEVGKPADIMASADYVVINKNLMPKYASWNVRFATNQMVLCYTDNSKFAKEINSDNWTDILQKKGVVWGHSDPNLDPCGYRSIMVLQLAEKFYKKPGLADALIANRPEKNVRPKSVELISLLQSGHMDYAWEYLSVAVQHGLKYITIDNHMNLSNYTLTDFYSQARVKVTGKKPGTFIERVGKSITYGITMLDTAKNPEAAEAFLAYMFDPEGGLKILKDMGQPPFEPVRTDEAGMAKLPANLKTLVEVN, encoded by the coding sequence ATGCATTCTCTCTCTCATCAATGTGCCTTGGCCCTGTGTGTCTGTTTAGCAGTCGTCCTCTGTACGTGGAGTCCTGCCTCAGCCGAGCCTACCGGCAAACTGGTTATTTTTCATGCGGGCAGCCTGTCCGTACCCTTCGACGCCATGGAAAAGGCTTTTGAAGCCAAATACCCCGGTGTTGATGTTCAACGGGAATCCGGCGGCTCCACAAAAATGGCCCGCCTTATCTCCGAAGTCGGCAAACCTGCTGATATCATGGCTTCCGCCGACTACGTGGTCATCAACAAGAACCTGATGCCCAAGTACGCATCCTGGAACGTGCGCTTCGCCACCAACCAGATGGTGCTCTGCTACACTGACAACTCCAAGTTCGCCAAAGAAATCAACAGCGACAACTGGACTGACATTTTGCAGAAAAAAGGCGTTGTCTGGGGACATTCAGATCCCAACCTCGACCCATGCGGTTACCGTTCCATCATGGTCCTGCAACTGGCTGAGAAATTCTACAAAAAGCCAGGTCTGGCTGATGCTCTCATCGCCAACCGTCCTGAAAAGAATGTCCGTCCCAAGTCTGTCGAGCTCATTTCACTGCTCCAGTCCGGTCATATGGATTACGCATGGGAATACCTTTCTGTCGCTGTCCAGCACGGCCTCAAATACATCACCATCGACAACCACATGAACTTGAGCAACTACACGTTGACCGACTTCTATTCTCAGGCCCGTGTCAAAGTCACCGGCAAAAAGCCCGGCACTTTCATCGAACGCGTCGGCAAATCCATCACTTACGGCATCACCATGCTCGATACCGCCAAGAACCCGGAAGCCGCCGAGGCTTTCCTGGCATACATGTTCGATCCTGAAGGTGGCCTCAAAATCCTGAAGGATATGGGCCAACCACCTTTCGAGCCTGTTCGCACTGACGAAGCCGGCATGGCAAAACTGCCAGCCAACCTCAAAACTCTCGTGGAAGTCAACTAA
- a CDS encoding ABC transporter substrate-binding protein, translating into MQTRLWTLIFLCLPLVLGMSGCNSSDESATTGATSPGVTNNQIVLGSSLALTGHAGYLGTQTLRGAEAYIRSVNANGGVHGRSIKIKAVDDSYDPPKCLANTQRFIIDNDVFALFCYVGTPTTVKALPLVEEARIPLVGMFTGANALRQPFNRYVVNIRASYYQETKDAVRHMIKDLGLQKIAVFYQYDTYGFDGLIGAELTLKEFNLEPVARGWYIRGTEDIDEGLEKIRKSKAEAVVMIGTYDACARFINKAGERDYTPTFYTVSFVGAEELARRIKTNAPAKVLMSQVVPPPIINLNNDIDAASEYVTLLNQYFPNDTPSFVGLEGFLNARIMVEGLQKAGRFLTREKFIDAIESIRDFKLGPGMSITYGPYDRQGLEAIHFTRLQDGQFMPFSDWKGLKQELGVKP; encoded by the coding sequence ATGCAAACCCGACTATGGACACTCATATTTCTCTGCCTGCCCCTGGTTCTGGGCATGAGCGGATGCAACTCCTCGGACGAATCCGCAACCACGGGAGCGACTTCTCCCGGAGTGACCAACAACCAGATCGTTCTCGGTTCATCACTGGCTCTAACCGGTCATGCAGGATATCTCGGCACACAAACCCTACGCGGGGCTGAAGCCTATATCCGCTCCGTCAACGCCAACGGCGGCGTGCATGGTCGTTCCATCAAGATCAAGGCCGTGGACGATTCCTATGATCCACCCAAATGCCTTGCCAATACGCAAAGATTCATCATCGACAACGATGTCTTCGCCCTGTTCTGCTATGTAGGCACACCGACCACAGTCAAAGCCCTGCCACTGGTTGAAGAAGCGCGTATACCTCTTGTGGGAATGTTCACAGGAGCCAACGCCCTGCGTCAGCCTTTCAACCGGTACGTCGTCAACATCAGGGCTTCCTACTATCAAGAAACAAAAGATGCCGTGCGACACATGATCAAGGATCTCGGACTGCAAAAAATCGCAGTTTTCTATCAATATGACACCTACGGATTTGACGGACTCATCGGCGCGGAATTGACACTCAAGGAGTTCAATCTCGAACCTGTGGCCCGCGGTTGGTATATCAGAGGCACCGAGGATATTGATGAGGGGTTGGAAAAAATTCGCAAATCAAAAGCTGAAGCCGTTGTCATGATCGGCACTTATGATGCCTGCGCCCGGTTCATCAACAAGGCTGGCGAACGCGACTATACTCCAACATTTTACACGGTCTCCTTTGTGGGAGCTGAAGAGTTGGCCCGACGCATAAAAACCAACGCCCCCGCCAAAGTACTCATGTCGCAAGTTGTGCCACCGCCGATCATCAACCTGAACAACGACATTGACGCTGCCAGCGAATATGTAACGCTCCTGAATCAATATTTCCCCAATGACACTCCAAGCTTTGTCGGATTGGAAGGATTCCTCAATGCCAGAATCATGGTGGAAGGTTTGCAAAAGGCCGGACGATTCCTAACCCGCGAAAAATTCATCGATGCCATTGAATCCATCCGCGATTTCAAACTCGGACCGGGCATGTCGATCACCTATGGACCATATGACAGGCAAGGACTTGAAGCCATCCACTTCACCCGCCTTCAAGATGGTCAGTTCATGCCATTTTCCGACTGGAAGGGATTGAAACAAGAATTGGGGGTCAAGCCATGA
- a CDS encoding response regulator, whose protein sequence is MTDATVLIVDDEVGFVEAVAKRLGKRNMSVFKAFNGDEAMTRLAENPGIQVVILDMKMPIKDGLTVLQEIKEAYSLVEVIMLTGHATVPTAIEGIQHGAYDYLMKPCDFEELNAKILEAVALKQDHEAEAVDARVSDIAQRMA, encoded by the coding sequence ATGACTGATGCCACCGTATTGATAGTGGACGATGAAGTGGGCTTCGTGGAAGCGGTTGCCAAGCGACTCGGTAAGCGAAACATGTCTGTCTTCAAGGCGTTCAACGGCGACGAAGCCATGACTCGGCTTGCAGAAAATCCAGGTATTCAAGTCGTCATTCTGGACATGAAGATGCCCATCAAGGACGGCCTGACAGTCTTGCAGGAAATCAAGGAAGCGTACTCTCTGGTCGAAGTCATCATGTTGACTGGCCATGCAACGGTCCCCACAGCCATCGAGGGAATCCAGCACGGGGCATACGACTATCTCATGAAGCCCTGCGACTTTGAAGAATTGAATGCCAAGATCCTTGAAGCAGTGGCGTTGAAGCAAGACCACGAGGCCGAGGCAGTGGACGCCCGGGTCTCGGACATCGCCCAACGCATGGCGTAA
- a CDS encoding ATP-binding protein, protein MTMAKKLATRFDNIGLREKLLFSMLAAILFISITIALVSRYILVSSLTHELEMRGFAIAHSVAERGGSYLLDNDVPKLLALIFDEGRLRQRKNLVAYIFIEDQNGKILAHTLTRKLPDTLRGNTLPKDKHDSIKRLDLGGLEVYDLAAAINEGLYRIGTVHVGLNKSHIDSLVGKLRVAFLGFISAVVLITIFLSSWLSKYITKPISDLTRLSDEISRGNFEIPQHLAPNEDWDTSRCPAFTNTDLPCWHFDQSRSGEKPGEAHRKCADCAFYRKHSLGDEVIQLGDSFRNMVWSIKLYRRRLRESEEKYRSLFDSGPDPIFVVECESGIIRDANPRTVELYEYSMEDLIGMKFLKLGPEHNLGCLEYFVEGGGGCVYFPKLLHYKQGGEPFFVNMHACPISYRGRHAIIIAVTDITELIEKDAQLIQAGKMKSLGEMSAGVAHEVNQPLNAIKMGSEFLSMMQEEGVEVPREDFLQVVKEISTQVDRAAEIINTLRSFGRKSDLIEERVNLNQTVNAVLSILRRQFELDNIRFTLDLDEDLPPIMAHSNRLQQVIFNLVTNARDALNDISSPADGAENRRIMIRTGAEGKTVYVEVEDTGSGIDEKDKRKIFEPFFTTKEAGQGMGLGLAITYGIVKDYGGDIRIDSKRDKGTVFRMEFPIANTRGETKS, encoded by the coding sequence ATGACCATGGCCAAGAAGCTGGCTACTCGATTCGATAACATCGGCTTGCGAGAAAAGCTGCTGTTTTCAATGCTTGCGGCTATTCTGTTCATTTCCATCACGATTGCACTAGTTTCCAGATATATCCTGGTCAGTTCCCTGACCCACGAACTGGAAATGCGAGGTTTCGCCATTGCCCACTCTGTGGCAGAACGCGGAGGCTCATACCTGTTGGATAACGATGTGCCCAAGTTGTTGGCCCTGATTTTCGATGAAGGACGCCTTCGTCAACGCAAGAATCTGGTCGCCTACATCTTCATCGAAGATCAAAACGGTAAAATTCTGGCCCACACGTTGACACGAAAACTCCCAGACACCCTGCGCGGAAACACACTGCCCAAGGACAAACACGATTCCATCAAACGACTCGATCTGGGTGGACTGGAAGTCTATGATCTCGCCGCTGCCATCAATGAAGGGTTATATCGCATTGGCACGGTCCACGTAGGGCTAAATAAGAGTCACATTGACTCTTTGGTGGGTAAATTACGCGTAGCCTTTCTCGGCTTCATCTCCGCCGTGGTCCTGATCACCATTTTTCTCAGTTCCTGGCTCTCCAAGTACATCACCAAACCCATTTCTGACCTGACTCGACTGTCCGACGAAATAAGTCGAGGCAACTTTGAAATTCCCCAACACCTCGCGCCGAACGAAGACTGGGATACATCCCGATGTCCAGCTTTCACCAACACAGACCTCCCATGCTGGCACTTCGACCAATCAAGAAGTGGCGAAAAACCCGGTGAAGCTCATCGCAAATGCGCGGACTGTGCCTTCTATCGCAAGCATTCCCTCGGCGATGAAGTCATCCAACTCGGCGATTCATTCCGCAACATGGTCTGGTCCATCAAACTCTATCGTCGCAGACTGCGCGAATCAGAAGAAAAATATCGGTCATTGTTCGACTCCGGTCCGGACCCAATCTTTGTCGTGGAATGCGAATCCGGTATCATCCGAGATGCCAACCCACGCACCGTCGAACTCTATGAATATTCCATGGAAGATCTCATCGGAATGAAATTCCTAAAGCTTGGCCCTGAACACAACCTCGGCTGTCTGGAATATTTCGTTGAGGGAGGCGGGGGATGTGTCTACTTCCCGAAACTACTCCACTACAAACAGGGTGGCGAACCGTTCTTCGTAAACATGCACGCCTGCCCCATTTCATATCGAGGACGGCACGCTATCATCATCGCGGTCACAGACATCACGGAACTCATTGAAAAGGATGCCCAACTTATTCAGGCAGGAAAGATGAAATCCTTGGGTGAAATGTCTGCGGGTGTGGCCCATGAGGTCAACCAGCCGCTCAATGCCATCAAAATGGGCAGTGAATTCCTCTCCATGATGCAAGAAGAAGGCGTCGAAGTTCCCAGAGAAGACTTCCTGCAAGTCGTAAAGGAAATCTCGACCCAAGTTGACCGTGCTGCCGAAATCATCAACACATTGCGATCTTTCGGACGCAAATCCGACCTCATTGAGGAACGTGTCAATCTCAATCAAACCGTCAATGCGGTTCTATCCATTCTACGTCGACAATTCGAGCTGGACAATATCCGTTTCACCCTTGATCTGGATGAAGATTTGCCACCAATAATGGCCCATTCGAACAGATTGCAACAGGTCATCTTCAATCTGGTGACCAATGCCCGGGATGCTCTAAACGATATTTCTTCCCCGGCTGATGGCGCTGAAAACCGACGCATCATGATCCGCACCGGAGCCGAAGGAAAAACCGTCTATGTCGAAGTCGAAGACACTGGCTCCGGTATTGATGAAAAAGACAAACGAAAGATTTTCGAACCGTTCTTCACCACCAAGGAAGCCGGACAGGGCATGGGACTCGGTCTGGCCATCACGTATGGTATCGTCAAGGATTATGGTGGAGACATCCGCATTGACAGTAAACGCGACAAAGGCACGGTTTTCCGCATGGAATTCCCGATAGCCAACACGCGAGGAGAAACCAAGTCATGA
- a CDS encoding ABC transporter permease: protein MASPSTAYQGGSVLRGLPGSLFQLWFLGSSVLILLFIAAPLASTIAAPTWERLVETLVDPAVIQSIWLSMSTSGMAALIALIFGTPLAYILARHEFPGKNVVESIIDLPIMIPHPVVGISLLSLTGRDTWFGTFISDLGVEIMGTTTGIVSVLVFVGLPFYVNTVKGGIESIPPRLENVSRSLGAGRGHTFFRITLPLSWRYMLVGMIMCMARAISEFGAIIIVAYHPMTAPVLMYERFTAYGLGWSQPVAVILILVSMLFFLLLRAFSLPKRSGI, encoded by the coding sequence ATGGCTTCACCCAGCACCGCATACCAGGGAGGCTCCGTTTTACGGGGCCTCCCCGGCTCACTCTTCCAGCTCTGGTTTCTGGGCTCGTCTGTCCTGATCCTGTTGTTCATTGCGGCACCGCTGGCCTCGACTATTGCCGCTCCCACTTGGGAACGACTTGTCGAAACACTCGTCGATCCTGCCGTAATCCAGTCGATCTGGCTTTCCATGTCCACTTCGGGCATGGCAGCACTCATTGCTCTCATTTTCGGAACCCCTCTGGCTTACATTCTCGCCAGACACGAATTTCCGGGGAAAAACGTGGTGGAAAGTATCATCGACCTGCCCATCATGATCCCCCATCCGGTGGTCGGTATATCCTTGCTCAGCCTGACAGGCCGCGACACGTGGTTCGGTACATTCATCTCGGACCTCGGCGTGGAAATCATGGGGACGACCACAGGAATTGTCTCGGTATTGGTTTTCGTGGGACTGCCCTTCTACGTCAACACCGTTAAGGGTGGCATTGAATCCATTCCGCCACGGCTCGAAAATGTTTCCCGCTCTCTGGGTGCCGGTCGTGGACACACATTTTTCCGCATCACACTCCCGCTGTCATGGCGATACATGCTCGTGGGCATGATCATGTGCATGGCCCGCGCCATCAGTGAATTCGGCGCAATCATCATCGTGGCCTACCACCCCATGACCGCTCCTGTACTCATGTACGAACGCTTCACGGCATATGGACTTGGCTGGTCACAACCGGTAGCCGTTATCCTGATTCTGGTAAGCATGCTCTTTTTCCTGCTCCTGCGGGCCTTTTCTCTGCCCAAAAGGAGCGGAATATGA
- a CDS encoding peroxiredoxin family protein has translation MKKMTLIALAWVLLIAVPAQAAETFPDLSMTAKMSPAHMKYLSVTGSEFKISDIKADFVLLEVYSMYCPICQRDAPKMNTLYQELAKTGQDKQIKVLGVAAGNTPYEVEFYRKKFKVEYPLVEDPDYVQHKAVGEVGTPAFYLLDLREGRLLILFSQIGEIEDVDEFVKIVVETTEK, from the coding sequence ATGAAAAAAATGACACTGATCGCTCTGGCTTGGGTGCTTCTGATCGCTGTTCCGGCGCAGGCAGCTGAAACTTTTCCCGATTTGTCCATGACCGCCAAGATGTCTCCAGCCCATATGAAATATCTTTCAGTGACTGGAAGTGAGTTTAAAATATCGGATATCAAGGCGGATTTCGTTCTGCTTGAAGTTTACAGCATGTATTGCCCCATCTGCCAACGTGATGCTCCCAAAATGAATACTTTGTATCAGGAATTGGCCAAGACCGGGCAGGACAAACAGATCAAGGTCCTCGGTGTTGCAGCAGGGAATACGCCGTATGAAGTCGAATTCTATCGCAAGAAGTTCAAGGTAGAGTACCCGCTCGTGGAAGATCCTGATTACGTGCAGCACAAAGCGGTCGGTGAAGTGGGGACCCCGGCGTTTTATCTGTTGGACCTGCGGGAAGGGCGACTGCTTATTCTTTTTTCACAGATTGGTGAGATTGAGGACGTTGACGAATTTGTGAAGATCGTCGTGGAGACGACAGAGAAATAA